Proteins from one Pongo abelii isolate AG06213 chromosome 19, NHGRI_mPonAbe1-v2.0_pri, whole genome shotgun sequence genomic window:
- the NFE2L1 gene encoding endoplasmic reticulum membrane sensor NFE2L1 isoform X6, whose protein sequence is MGWESHLTAASADIDLIDILWRQDIDLGAGREVFDYSHRQKEQDVEKELRDGGEQDTWAGEGAEALARNLLVDGETGESFPAQFPADISSITEAVPSESEPPALQNNLLSPLLTGTESPFDLEQQWQDLMSIMEMQAMEVNTSASEILYSAPPGDPLSTNYSLAPNTPINQNVSLHQASLGGCSQDFLLFSPEVESLPVASSSTLLPLAPSNSTSLNSTFGSTNLTGLFFPPQLNGTANDTAGPELPDPLGGLLDEAMLDEISLMDLAIEEGFNPVQASQLEEEFDSDSGLSLDSSHSPSSLSSSEGSSSSSSSSSSSSSSASSSASSSFSEEGAVGYSSDSETLDLEEAEGAVGYQPEYSKFCRMSYQDPAQLSCLPYLEHVGHNHTYNMAPSALDSADLPPPSALKKGSKEKQADFLDKQMSRDEHRARAMKIPFTNDKIINLPVEEFNELLSKYQLSEAQLSLIRDIRRRGKNKMAAQNCRKRKLDTILNLERDVEDLQRDKARLLREKVEFLRSLRQMKQKVQSLYQEVFGRLRDENGRPYSPSQYALQYAGDGSVLLIPRTMADQQARRQERKPKDRRK, encoded by the exons ATGGGGTGGGAGTcccatctcactgcagcctctgcg GACATAGATCTGATTGACATCCTTTGGCGACAGGATATTGATCTGGGGGCTGGGCGTGAGgtttttgactatagtcatcgCCAGAAGGAGCAGGATGTGGAGAAGGAGCTGCGAGATGGAGGCGAGCAGGACACCTGGGCAGGCGAGGGCGCGGAAGCTCTGGCACGGAACCTGCTAGTGGATGGAGAGACTGGGGAGAGCTTCCCTGCACAG TTTCCAGCAGACATTTCCAGCATAACAGAAGCAGTGCCTAGTGAGAGTGAGCCCCCAGCTCTTCAAAACAACCTCTTGTCTCCTCTTCTGACCGGGACAGAGTCACCATTTGATTTGGAAcagcagtggcaagatctcatgTCCATCATGGAAATGCAG GCCATGGAAGTGAACACATCAGCAAGTGAAATCCTGTACAGTGCCCCTCCTGGAGACCCACTGAGCACCAACTACAGCCTTGCCCCCAACACTCCCATCAATCAGAATGTCAGCCTGCATCAGGCATCCCTGGGGGGCTGCAGCCAGGACTTCTTACTCTTCAGCCCCGAGGTGGAAAGCCTGCCTGTGGCCAGTAGCTCCACGCTGCTCCCGTTGGCCCCCAGCAATTCTACCAGCCTCAACTCCACCTTCGGCTCCACCAACCTGACAGGGCTCTTCTTTCCACCCCAGCTCAATGGCACAGCCAATGACACAGCAGGCCCAGAGCTGCCTGACCCTTTGGGGGGTCTGTTAGATGAAGCTATGTTGGATGAAATCAGCCTTATGGACCTGGCCATTGAAGAAGGCTTTAACCCTGTGCAGGCCTCCCAGCTGGAGGAGGAATTTGACTCTGACTCAGGCCTTTCCTTAGACTCGAGCCATAGCCCTTCTTCCCTAAGCAGCTCTGAAGGcagttcttcctcttcttcctcctcctcttcctcttcttcctctgcttcttcctctgcctcttcctccttttctgagGAAGGTGCGGTCGGCTACAGCTCTGACTCTGAGACCCTGGATCTGGAAGAGGCCGAGGGTGCTGTGGGCTACCAGCCAGAGTATTCCAAGTTCTGCCGCATGAGCTACCAGGATCCAGCTCAGCTCTCATGCCTGCCCTACCTGGAGCACGTGGGCCACAACCACACATACAACATGGCACCCAGTGCCCTGGACTCAGCCGACCTGCCACCACCCAGTGCCCTCAAGAAAGGCAGCAAGGAGAAGCAGGCTGACTTCCTGGACAAGCAGATGAGCCGGGATGAGCACCGAGCCCGAGCCATGAAGATCCCTTTCACCAATGACAAAATCATCAACCTGCCTGTGGAGGAGTTCAATGAGCTGCTGTCCAAATACCAGCTGAGTGAAGCCCAGCTGAGCCTCATCCGAGACATCCGGCGCCGGGGCAAGAACAAGATGGCGGCGCAGAACTGCCGCAAGCGCAAGCTGGACACCATCCTGAATCTGGAGCGTGACGTGGAGGACCTGCAGCGTGACAAAGCCCGGCTGCTGCGGGAGAAAGTGGAGTTCCTGCGCTCCCTGCGACAGATGAAGCAGAAGGTCCAGAGCCTGTACCAGGAGGTGTTTGGGCGGCTGAGAGATGAGAATGGACGACCCTACTCGCCCAGTCAGTATGCGCTCCAGTACGCCGGGGACGGCAGTGTCCTCCTCATCCCCCGCACGATGGCCGACCAGCAGGCCCGGCGGCAGGAGAGGAAGCCAAAGGACCGGAGAAAGTGa
- the NFE2L1 gene encoding endoplasmic reticulum membrane sensor NFE2L1 isoform X4: MTRLDRSSHSGGGHAKGSRPLNSLLAGHRVAQPASAPGSRASVQDIDLIDILWRQDIDLGAGREVFDYSHRQKEQDVEKELRDGGEQDTWAGEGAEALARNLLVDGETGESFPAQFPADISSITEAVPSESEPPALQNNLLSPLLTGTESPFDLEQQWQDLMSIMEMQAMEVNTSASEILYSAPPGDPLSTNYSLAPNTPINQNVSLHQASLGGCSQDFLLFSPEVESLPVASSSTLLPLAPSNSTSLNSTFGSTNLTGLFFPPQLNGTANDTAGPELPDPLGGLLDEAMLDEISLMDLAIEEGFNPVQASQLEEEFDSDSGLSLDSSHSPSSLSSSEGSSSSSSSSSSSSSSASSSASSSFSEEGAVGYSSDSETLDLEEAEGAVGYQPEYSKFCRMSYQDPAQLSCLPYLEHVGHNHTYNMAPSALDSADLPPPSALKKGSKEKQADFLDKQMSRDEHRARAMKIPFTNDKIINLPVEEFNELLSKYQLSEAQLSLIRDIRRRGKNKMAAQNCRKRKLDTILNLERDVEDLQRDKARLLREKVEFLRSLRQMKQKVQSLYQEVFGRLRDENGRPYSPSQYALQYAGDGSVLLIPRTMADQQARRQERKPKDRRK; encoded by the exons ATGACCCGCCTGGACCGCAGCTCTCACAGTGGTGGGGGCCATGCCAAAGGCAGCCGGCCCCTTAACTCTTTGCTGGCTGGTCACCGGGTGGCCCAGCCCGCCTCTGCTCCTGGGTCCAGGGCTTCTGTTCAG GACATAGATCTGATTGACATCCTTTGGCGACAGGATATTGATCTGGGGGCTGGGCGTGAGgtttttgactatagtcatcgCCAGAAGGAGCAGGATGTGGAGAAGGAGCTGCGAGATGGAGGCGAGCAGGACACCTGGGCAGGCGAGGGCGCGGAAGCTCTGGCACGGAACCTGCTAGTGGATGGAGAGACTGGGGAGAGCTTCCCTGCACAG TTTCCAGCAGACATTTCCAGCATAACAGAAGCAGTGCCTAGTGAGAGTGAGCCCCCAGCTCTTCAAAACAACCTCTTGTCTCCTCTTCTGACCGGGACAGAGTCACCATTTGATTTGGAAcagcagtggcaagatctcatgTCCATCATGGAAATGCAG GCCATGGAAGTGAACACATCAGCAAGTGAAATCCTGTACAGTGCCCCTCCTGGAGACCCACTGAGCACCAACTACAGCCTTGCCCCCAACACTCCCATCAATCAGAATGTCAGCCTGCATCAGGCATCCCTGGGGGGCTGCAGCCAGGACTTCTTACTCTTCAGCCCCGAGGTGGAAAGCCTGCCTGTGGCCAGTAGCTCCACGCTGCTCCCGTTGGCCCCCAGCAATTCTACCAGCCTCAACTCCACCTTCGGCTCCACCAACCTGACAGGGCTCTTCTTTCCACCCCAGCTCAATGGCACAGCCAATGACACAGCAGGCCCAGAGCTGCCTGACCCTTTGGGGGGTCTGTTAGATGAAGCTATGTTGGATGAAATCAGCCTTATGGACCTGGCCATTGAAGAAGGCTTTAACCCTGTGCAGGCCTCCCAGCTGGAGGAGGAATTTGACTCTGACTCAGGCCTTTCCTTAGACTCGAGCCATAGCCCTTCTTCCCTAAGCAGCTCTGAAGGcagttcttcctcttcttcctcctcctcttcctcttcttcctctgcttcttcctctgcctcttcctccttttctgagGAAGGTGCGGTCGGCTACAGCTCTGACTCTGAGACCCTGGATCTGGAAGAGGCCGAGGGTGCTGTGGGCTACCAGCCAGAGTATTCCAAGTTCTGCCGCATGAGCTACCAGGATCCAGCTCAGCTCTCATGCCTGCCCTACCTGGAGCACGTGGGCCACAACCACACATACAACATGGCACCCAGTGCCCTGGACTCAGCCGACCTGCCACCACCCAGTGCCCTCAAGAAAGGCAGCAAGGAGAAGCAGGCTGACTTCCTGGACAAGCAGATGAGCCGGGATGAGCACCGAGCCCGAGCCATGAAGATCCCTTTCACCAATGACAAAATCATCAACCTGCCTGTGGAGGAGTTCAATGAGCTGCTGTCCAAATACCAGCTGAGTGAAGCCCAGCTGAGCCTCATCCGAGACATCCGGCGCCGGGGCAAGAACAAGATGGCGGCGCAGAACTGCCGCAAGCGCAAGCTGGACACCATCCTGAATCTGGAGCGTGACGTGGAGGACCTGCAGCGTGACAAAGCCCGGCTGCTGCGGGAGAAAGTGGAGTTCCTGCGCTCCCTGCGACAGATGAAGCAGAAGGTCCAGAGCCTGTACCAGGAGGTGTTTGGGCGGCTGAGAGATGAGAATGGACGACCCTACTCGCCCAGTCAGTATGCGCTCCAGTACGCCGGGGACGGCAGTGTCCTCCTCATCCCCCGCACGATGGCCGACCAGCAGGCCCGGCGGCAGGAGAGGAAGCCAAAGGACCGGAGAAAGTGa